The following proteins are encoded in a genomic region of Pyricularia oryzae 70-15 chromosome 6, whole genome shotgun sequence:
- a CDS encoding vacuolar import and degradation protein 27 has protein sequence MFLVRNAAKLIFGSGSQESLIELPQGQLYLVRPLSPKGYSELIFKDAAASIRRTAQDFQYQLVVQRFYEEGEAELLNEGDEEETAEDALSSERDEKTFLLDEALHLRVENREGSSERVICWRDLSGDAGDVYEFVCDSSAATSAARVDDFVRIARQCQYERKYRKPHTTASEADLESFDFDEQLIPPASPIHSPSISRTLEANESMFSTITNTPNKAVKRAPKPEPEPELESEPEVETAPLEAEVTPTKASKGNDREIGPPPAAAPPEATEILAAELGELHFFDFPSGAFVLQASSVTATVSEVGKWEYWLQISSSEKDFVGLPVIADMNPVFNFEFLSFIFNHFSDHGAVSWLVRFKDTETLERFQEGLMRALWEQLNEIKWEKIKEKERDYVTEAFADLAMEDSPEAQLLEEEEEEEEEEEEEDTDDGARSEHYDSDEEDDDVETGTKGGAKNKALAVGYKHDRSFVVRGSQIGVFKHTANNKLEFSTNISKVETPKGGLFSPKKVMLHNEDRNMILQNDADPNKLYRMDLEYGKVVDEWNVHEDIPVVTFAPENKFAQMTHEPTFLGISRNALYRIDPRLSGTKLVDSQLKQYVSKNDFSSVATTEKGHIAVASNKGDIRLFDRLGINAKTHIPALGEPILGLDVSADGRWVLGTCRTYLLLIDALQKDGKNEGKLGFEKSFAADSKPQPRRLALTPEHVAQFAYETGKGVSFTPARFNTGSGQEETQIITATGPYVVEWSLRKVVAGNKAAYKIKRYSDEVMADDFKFGSDKNIIMALPHEVNMVDNKTLKKPTRQSIAGNALLGSGRRSSARIGTRDSGRYKLGKDDVVDSPY, from the exons ATGTTTTTGGTGCGCAATG CCGCCAAGCTTATCTTCGGCTCTGGAAGTCAAGAGTCACTGATCGAACTCCCCCAAGGCCAACTCTACCTCGTCCGACCGCTCTCTCCCAAAGGCTATTCTGAGCTGATCTTCAAGGACGCCGCCGCTTCGATACGCAGAACCGCACAAGACTTTCAGTACCAGCTTGTTGTCCAGCGATTCTACGAGGAAGGAGAAGCCGAACTGCTCAacgagggcgacgaggaAGAAACCGCAGAGGACGCCCTTTCATCGGAGCGGGACGAAAAGACCTTCCTACTCGACGAGGCCCTGCACCTGAGGGTTGAGAACCGGGAGGGTTCCTCGGAACGCGTGATTTGCTGGCGCGACCTTAGTGGCGACGCCGGTGACGTCTACGAGTTTGTCTGCGATAGCTCAGCTGCCACCTCGGCTGCACGAGTTGACGACTTTGTGCGTATCGCCCGCCAGTGCCAGTACGAGCGGAAATATCGCAAGCCGCATACCACAGCTTCTGAAGCGGACCTCGAAAGTTTCGATTTTGACGAACAGCTCATTCCGCCCGCCAGCCCAATTCATAGTCCCTCCATCAGTCGAACTCTCGAGGCTAACGAATCGATGTTTTCCACAATCACCAACACGCCTAATAAGGCGGTAAAACGGGCACCAAAGCCCGAGCCCGAGCCCGAGCTTGAATCCGAACCTGAAGTTGAGACTGCACCTCTGGAAGCTGAGGTGACACCAACGAAGGCGAGTAAGGGAAATGACCGGGAGATTGGTCCCCCACCCGCAGCGGCACCGCCGGAGGCCACTGAGATCCTGGCCGCCGAGTTAGGCGAGCTACACTTTTTTGATTTCCCGTCTGGAGCGTTCGTTCTGCAAGCTTCTTCTGTCACGGCAACCGTATCCGAGGTTGGAAAGTGGGAGTATTGGCTGCAGATCTCGAGCTCGGAGAAGGACTTTGTTGGATTGCCCGTGATTGCAGACATGAACCCAGTTTTTAACTTTGAGTTCCTGTCATTCATTTTCAATCACTTCTCTGACCATGGAGCCGTCTCTTGGCTCGTCAGGTTCAAGGACACGGAGACGCTTGAGCGTTTCCAAGAAGGTCTGATGCGCGCTCTCTGGGAACAGTTGAACGAGATCAAGTGGGAAAAgatcaaggagaaggagcgCGACTATGTCACTGAAGCCTTTGCAGACTTGGCCATGGAGGACTCTCCCGAGGCGCAGCTtcttgaagaagaagaagaggaggaagaggaagaggaagaggaagacaCCGACGACGGAGCCAGGAGTGAACACTACGATAgtgacgaggaggacgatgaTGTCGAGACAGGTACCAAAGGCGGCGCCAAGAATAAAGCTTTGGCTGTGGGCTATAAGCACGACAGGTCATTTGTGGTCCGGGGCTCGCAAATCGGTGTCTTCAAGCACACTGCCAACAATAAGCTGGAATTCAGCACAAACATTTCCAAGGTCGAGACGCCCAAGGGAGGTCTCTTCAGCCCGAAGAAGGTTATGTTACACAACGAGGATCGTAACATGATTCTGCAGAACGACGCCGACCCCAACAAATTGTACCGCATGGACCTTGAGTATGGCAAGGTAGTTGATGAGTGGAACGTTCACGAGGATATTCCTGTTGTGACGTTTGCGCCTGAAAACAAGTTCGCGCAGATGACCCACGAGCCGACATTCTTGGGTATCTCGCGCAATGCTCTATACCGCATCGATCCCCGTCTATCCGGCACAAAGCTTGTCGATAGTCAACTGAAGCAATATGTATCCAAGAACGACTTCTCCTCAGTCGCCACCACAGAGAAGGGACACATTGCTGTCGCATCAAACAAGGGTGACATCAGGCTATTTGACCGCCTCGGTATCAACGCAAAGACACACATCCCCGCTCTCGGAGAGCCCATCCTCGGCTTGGATGTATCGGCGGACGGTCGCTGGGTCCTGGGAACATGCCGTACATACCTTTTGCTTATCGATGCGCTCCAAAAGGACGGCAAAAATGAGGGCAAGCTTGGCTTCGAGAAGAGTTTCGCAGCAGACTCCAAGCCGCAGCCGCGTCGCCTGGCCTTGACTCCAGAGCACGTAGCACAGTTTGCCTATGAAACAGGCAAGGGCGTTTCGTTCACGCCGGCGCGCTTCAACACTGGATCCGGCCAGGAGGAGACGCAGATCATCACAGCCACCGGACCGTACGTGGTCGAGTGGAGTCTTCGCAAGGTTGTGGCAGGAAACAAGGCGGCATACAAGATTAAGCGGTACTCGGACGAGGTCATGGCCGACGACTTCAAGTTTGGCAGCGACAAGAACATCATCATGGCTCTGCCGCACGAGGTCAACATGGTGGACAACAAGACGCTGAAGAAGCCGACGAGGCAGAGCATTGCAGGGAACGCACTCCTCGGTAGTGGAAGGCGCTCGTCGGCGAGGATCGGCACCAGAGACAGCGGCAGGTATAAGCTGGGCAAGGATGACGTTGTCGACTCACCCTACTGA
- a CDS encoding alpha,alpha-trehalose-phosphate synthase 1, with protein MGSVEDETALPSGGRLLLISNRLPITIKRSDDGQYSFSMSSGGLVTGLSGLAKTTSFQWYGWPGLEVPDAEAGPVVQRLKNEYGAHPVFVDDELADRHYNGFANSILWPLFHYHPGEITFDESAWSAYKEVNRLFAQTVVKDVQDGDMIWVHDYHLMLLPEMLREEIGDSKKNVKIGFFLHTPFPSSEIYRILPVRQALLQGVLHCDLLGFHTYDYARHFLSSCSRILSAPTTPNGVQFAGRFVTVGAFPIGIDPEKFVEGLQKPKVQQRIAALTRKFEGVKLIVGVDRLDYIKGVPQKLHALEVFLTEHPEWIGKIVLVQVAVPSRQDVEEYQNLRAVVNELVGRINGKFGTIEFMPIHFLHQSVSFDELAALYAVSDVCLVSSTRDGMNLVSYEYIATQRDRHGVMILSEFTGAAQSLSGSLIVNPWNTEELANAIHDAVTMGPEQREANFKKLERYVFKYTSAWWGSSFVAELNRLAAGIEGADAEGSKTKIAIRGVGDAVADGAGKVADAVSSVLPGGDNKTEGN; from the exons ATGGGCAGCGTTGAAGACGAGACGGCCCTTCCTTCGGGCGGCCGACTTTTGCTCATCTCAAATCGCCTGCCCATCACCATCAAGCGCTCAGATGATGGCCAATACAGCTTCTCCATGTCCTCTGGTGGTCTGGTCACCGGCCTGAGTGGTCTCGCCAAAACCACGAGCTTTCAATGGTACGGATGGCCGGGTCTCGAAGTCCCAGACGCCGAGGCCGGCCCTGTCGTGCAGAGGCTGAAGAATGAATACGGCGCCCACCCGGTGTTTGTGGACGACGAGCTCGCCGACAGGCACTACAACGGGTTTGCCA ACTCGATCCTCTGGCCACTTTTCCACTACCACCCTGGAGAGATCACTTTTGACGAATCGGCGTGGTCTGCCTATAAGGAGGTTAACAGGCTGTTCGCCCAGACAGTCGTCAAGGATGTGCAGGATGGCGACATGATTTGGGTCCACGACTACCACCTGATGCTGCTTCCTGAGATGCTGCGCGAGGAGATAGGGGACTCGAAGAAGAACGTCAAAATTGGATTCTTCCTCCACACGCCCTTCCCCTCATCCGAGATATACAGAATCCTGCCAGTTCGCCAGGCCCTGCTCCAGGGTGTGCTGCACTGCGACTTGCTTGGGTTCCACACATATGATTACGCACGGCATTTCCTGAGCTCATGCTCACGTATCTT GTCTGCGCCAACAACCCCCAACGGCGTCCAATTCGCCGGTCGGTTTGTCACAGTCGGCGCCTTCCCCATCGGAATTGACCCGGAGAAGTTTGTCGAGGGTCTCCAAAAACCCAAAGTCCAGCAGCGAATTGCGGCTCTCACTCGCAAGTTCGAGGGCGTGAAGCTCATCGTAGGTGTCGACAGGCTTGACTACATCAAGGGCGTGCCGCAGAAGCTGCACGCGCTCGAGGTCTTCCTGACGGAGCACCCAGAGTGGATCGGCAAGATCGTGCTCGTGCAGGTAGCGGTGCCTTCGCGACAGGACGTCGAGGAGTACCAGAACCTGCGCGCCGTGGTCAACGAGCTGGTTGGGCGTATCAACGGCAAATTCGGCACCATCGAGTTCATGCCCATCCACTTCCTTCACCAGTCGGTCAGCTTCGACGAGCTCGCCGCCCTGTATGCCGTTTCGGACGTGTGCCTGGTCAGCAGCACGCGCGACGGCATGAACCTCGTCAGCTACGAGTACATTGCCACCCAGCGCGACCGCCATGGTGTCATGATCCTGTCCGAGTTCACCGGCGCTGCGCAGTCGCTGTCTGGCTCGCTTATCGTCAACCCCTGGAACACGGAAGAGCTGGCCAACGCCATCCACGACGCCGTCACCATGGGCCCCGAGCAGCGCGAGGCCAACTTCAAGAAGCTTGAGAGGTACGTCTTCAAGTACACCAGCGCATGGTGGGGCTCCAGCTTCGTCGCCGAGCTCAATAGGCTTGCAGCCGGGATTGAAGGTGCGGATGCGGAAGGCTCAAAGACCAAGATCGCCATCAGGGGCGTTGGCGATGCCGTTGCCGACGGCGCCGGCAAGGTTGCAGACGCCGTCTCGTCAGTCTTGCCGGGTGGCGACAACAAGACGGAGGGAAACTGA
- a CDS encoding T-complex protein 1 subunit zeta — protein MSAAQLLNPKAESRRRGEALRVNISAGEGLQDVLKSNLGPLGTIKMLVDGSGQIKLTKDGNVLLREMQIQNPTAVMIARAATAQDDICGDGTTSVVLLVGELLKQAERHIQEGLHPRIIADGFEIAKNEALKFLDDFRIPRDIDRELLISVARTSLATKLNSTLANKLTPDIVDAVLAIYKAPAKPDLHMVEIMKMQHRTASDTQLIRGLVLDHGARHPDMPKRLENAYILTLNVGLEYEKSEINSGFFYNSAEQRDKLVESERRHVDAKLKKIVELKKEVCGNDPKKSFVIVNQKGIDPLSLDVLAKNGIFALRRAKRRNMERLQLIAGGVAQNSVEDLSPEVLGWAGLVYEQQLGEEKYTFIEEVKDPKSVTLLIKGPNAHTITQITDAVRDGLRSVYNTIVDKSVVPGGGAFQVACAAHLRSDAFSKTVKGKGKWGVQAFADALLIIPKTLAANAGHDIQESLANLQDDLADGNAFGLDLQTGGTMDPTLEGVYDSFRVLRNSVASSASIASNLLLCDEMLKARQMGRQGGPGPGMDGPEE, from the exons ATGTCGGCGGCGCAGCTTCTCAACCCCAAGGCCGAGTCCAGG CGGCGGGGCGAGGCTCTGAGAGTCAACATCAGCGCCGGTGAGGGACTGCAGGATGTCCTCAAGTCGAACCTTGGCCCCCTTGGGACCATCAAGAT GCTTGTCGACGGCTCGGGACAG ATCAAACTTACAAAAGATGGAAACGTTCTACTTCGCGAGATGCAAATACAAAACCCCACAGCCGTAATGATCGCGAGAGCTGCCACAGCACAGGACGACATCTGCGGTGATGGAACAACCTCTGTTGTGCTCCTTGTTGGAGAGCTTTTGAAGCAGGCGGAGAGGCATATTCAGGAGGGCCTGCACCCGAGAATCATTGCGGacggctttgaaatcgcgaAAAATGAGGCTCTGAAG TTCCTCGATGACTTCAGGATCCCTCGCGATATCGACCGTGAGCTTTTGATTAGCGTTGCTAGGACTTCCCTGGCGACCAAGCTCAACTCGACCCTTGCGAACAAGCTCACTCCGGATATTGTTGACGCTGTCCTTGCCATTTACAAGGCACCCGCAAAGCCTGACCTGCACATGGTGGAAATCATGAAGATGCAGCACAGGACGGCCTCTGATACGCAACTGATCCGGGGCCTTGTTCTTGACCACGGAGCGAGGCATCCCGACATGCCCAAGAGATTGGAGAATGCCTACATCCTGACCCTGAATGTTGGCCTGGAGTATGAGAAGTCGGAGATCAACTCTGGATTCTTCTATAACAGCGCCGAACAGCGCGACAAGCTCGTTGAGAGTGAGCGCAGACATGTCGATGCCAAGCTGAAGAAGATTGTTGAGCTCAAGAAGGAAGTTTGCGGCAACGATCCCAAGAAGAGCTTTGTGATTGTTAACCAGAAGGGTATTGACCCTCTTTCGCTTGATGTTCTGGCCAAGAACGGCATCTTTGCCCTGCGGAGAGCCAAGAGGAGAAACATGGAGCGCCTGCAGCTTATCGCCGGAGGCGTGGCCCAGAACAGTGTTGAGGATCTTTCACCTGAGGTTCTCGGCTGGGCTGGCCTGGTCTATGAGCAGCAGTTGGGAGAGGAGAAGTACACATTTATCGAGGAGGTCAAAGACCCCAAGTCGGTCACGTTGCTTATCAAGGGCCCGAATGCGCATACCATCACTCAGATCACCGACGCTGTCCGGGATGGCCTTCGAAGTGTCTACAACACCATTGTAGACAAGAGTGTCGTTCCCGGTGGTGGTGCTTTCCAGGTTGCGTGCGCTGCTCACCTCCGCAGCGACGCTTTCTCGAAGACTGTCAAGGGAAAGGGCAAATGGGGTGTCCAGGCGTTTGCCGATGCGTTGCTCATCATCCCCAAGACTCTTGCGGCGAACGCCGGTCACGATATCCAAGAATCAT TGGCCAACTTGCAAGACGACCTTGCCGATGGCAACGCTTTCGGCCTGGATCTGCAGACCGGTGGTACCATGGACCCAACATTGGAGGGTGTCTACGACTCCTTTAGGGTGTTGAGGAACTCTGTTGCTTCAAGCGCTAGCATCGCATCAAACCTCTTGTTGTGTGATGAGATGCTCAAGGCACGACAGATGGGTAGACAAGGAGGACCTGGCCCAGGCATGGATGGTCCAGAGGAGTAA